The genomic region CAATTTATCCCATTCTCACCAGTAAAGTTACCTTTCTTCAGTAATAAAGTGAATTTCCGTAATCATCGTAAAATTATCGTTATTGATGGAAAAGTAGGATTTATTGGTGGGTTGAATATAGGAGATGAATATATAGGGCGTAATCAATATTATGGAAATTGGCGTGATACCCATTTATTTTTAAGGGGAGAAGCAGTCCGTAGTTTACAATTGATTTTTTTACGAGATTGGTATTACATGACGGGAAACGCTTTGTTGAAGCAAGCCTATTTGTCTCCTGAGTACGTTAATGAAGAATCGGGTGGAGTTCAACTTATTGCAGGTGGTCCTGATAGTCAGTGGGAAACAATTAAAATGTTGTTTTTCTCAATGATGGTCTCAGCGAAAAAGTCCATTTACATCGCATCACCTTATTTTATACCTGATGACGACATTTTATCGGCCTTAAAAGTTGCAGCTTTAAGTGGGATTGATGTGAGATTGCTTGTACCAAATCGCCCTGATAAACATATAGTATATTACGCATCTCAATCTTATTATCCAGAGCTTCTGGAAGCCGGTGTAAAGGTGTATCGTTATAATGAAGGGTTTTTACATAGCAAAGTCCTGATAGTTGATGAGGAGCTGGCTTCAATTGGAACGTCTAATATGGATATGAGAAGTTTTCATTTAAACTTTGAAGCGAATGCCTTTTTATATAGAACCAGTAGTACAGAAAGATTAGTGCATGACTTTTTAAATGATATTAACCATTCCACCGAGATCTTTTATGAAGAGTTTAAACAACGGCCATTCCATCAACGTGTTTTAGAGTCATTATCAAGGTTATCCTCACCCCTATTATAAGAACTAGGAACTGACAATAAAGTTCCTAGTTTTTTTATGGAAAATATCCTTTCTCATTTTTTTTATATGAAATGATAAAGTTTGTACAACGGAATTTTAAAGATAACTATTAATACAGTCGTTATTTTACATAAATACTCTTTTTTTTCACGTTTCAAAACATCATATCCTTAATATAAAAAATGTTGTTTTAGAAGGAGGTATTCCGTTGTTTAGTGCTTATGATCGTGAAGGAAGAAAAGTATGTCTACTTCATTATAATAATGAGGAGATAAAAGGGATGAGAGAAAAAACATTTTCATGTCCCGATTGTGGTGATCCGGTCATTTTAAAGACCGGAAATTATGTTACTCCCCATTTTTCCCATAAACCGAATAAACGCTGTCGACATCATGTAGAAGGGGGTGAAGGAAAATATCATGAGAATGGAAAAAGAGATTTGTATTATTGGTTTCAACAGCAGGGGATTTTCGTAAAGTTAGAATATTATATTAGACGAATAAAGCAAAGGCCGGATTTGCTGGTGAAGTGGGAAAACAAATACTATGCTATTGAATTTCAATGTTCCACTATCCCTGGGGAAGTCATAGTGAATAGATCAAGGCAATATTTATCAATTGGTATTCATCCGATATGGTTGATTGGTATGAGGCGTATATCATATAAAAGTGACCATATAATAATGCAACGCTTCGAGTGGTTGTTTTTTCAAAAACTATCAAAGGAATCCATTTCTCCAAGATTGCTTAGTTATTGCCCAAATGTAAAACGGTGCCTTCTTTTTGACGAACCTTACCCATATAAAAGAAAAGTATACGGGAGTGCCCGTATACAACCTTTGCATAGATTCACTTTTGCCCATTGGTTTCAAAATATTGAAAATATGAAATCGTCTTTCATAAATAAATGGTTCGAAATTAAGAAAATGTTCCGCTTGACTGTTCCTAAAAGGCTGTCTAGGCAGGAACAGATATTTCGGAATTGGCTATACGAGAAAGGTTTTCATCCTCAACAGTTACCCGCATATATTAACGTACCGATAAGCAGTCATTATAAAATTGAAACACCCCTCTATATTTGGCAAGCATTCCTTTGCATCGGATTCATAAAAGACCAGGAAATTGGAGAAACTTTTACCTATAACCAATGTTTGGAGTATGTAGAAAGGTGGATTATGTATCGGAATATTCCCTTTTATCATGATGACAAAGAACCAATATACGAGTACTTGTTATTGTTACAACATTTGGGCATTATCGAAACTGTTGGAAAGTACACATTTATGAAAGTAGATAACATTCACTTATACGAATTGTTAGAGGAAGCCTTGCGACAAGATGCACTTATATTGCAGAGACTTCAAGTATAGTTATGTATTAATTGCTCATGGCAAGTGGTTGTGATTCATATAAGTAATTCTCAAGAGCATGATAATACTCAATTGGAAAAGTATCAATTTGAAACCCATATTCAAACCCATTATGTGTTTGTTTTTGCCAAACAATATTTCCTTTAAGGGCAAATTCGGGTCCATTAAATGAAAAATCAATGTGGTACTTAAAATTAGAATTGGTTGGTAAATTTAAATTTGATATGAATCGTAACCCGTTTAGACTAATGTCCTTAACAGATATGTTGGTTGCTTTGTTTGGAATTTGTTCCAAGCGAAGTTGAGATCTATTATTCGATAATGTTAATCTAGAAAATTTTCGATTCTCCATGGTTAATCACCTCGAGTAAAATTGTCCTATGATATATTACCTATATAATAACGTAAAATACAAGAAATGGTAAAGTAAAAGATGATTTATTTTTGAGAAATAATTTATTGGGTATAAAGAACTAGGTTTTTGGTTCTATTGACCCTTGTTGAAAAAATTCTGCAGGTACTAAGTTTTCTTCACCGTCATGCTGTTCCCGTTCATGTTAAATCCTATAAACATTTATGAATATTACTGCAATATAATAAGATGGAAGGCAGGATATTTGCATTTTTTCAAGAATTGAAAGAAAGTGTATGAATAGAAGGAGGAATTCACTGTGTCAAATGGGAAGCAATTACCAAACCGTAACGAAATACCAGAAGAAAGAACATGGAAATTAGAGGATATATTTCCTACAGATAAAGACTGGGAAACAGAATTTGAAGAAGTCAAAGCACTATACCCAAAAATTTCAGAATATCAAGGCAAGGTGACAGAATCTGCCGATACTTTATTATCTTTACTAAAATTACAAGATGAAATCTCCGCGAGGCTGGGGAAGTTATTTACATATGCACATATGCGATATGACCAAGATACAACAAATTCATTCTATCAAGAGTTGAATACAAGGGCAGAAAATTTACTAACACAAGCTTCAAGTGCTATGAGTTTCATTGTTCCGGAAATACTAACATTAAGTGATGAAAAAGTTCAACGATATTTAGATGAGGATGAGGAACTAAAAGTTTACGAGCATTATATTCAAAATACATTGCGTCAACGTTCTCATATTTTAAGTGAGAATGAGGAGGAGTTACTGGCTGAAGTATCAGAAGTAACGGCAAACCCTGCTCAAACCTTCGGCATGTTAAACAATGCTGATATTGATTTCCCTTCTGTAAAGGATGAAAACGGTGAGGAAATTGATTTAACACATGGACGTTATATACGCTTTCTAGAATCACAAGACCGTAGTGTAAGGGAAGCAGCATTCAATGCGATGTACGATACATTTGGTAAGTATAAGAACACGTTTTCATCTACACTAAGTGGTGCTATTAAAAAGGACAATTTTTTTGCAAAAGCACGTAAATATAAGTCTGCGCGAGAAGCTGCATTAGGGTCAAACAATATTCCTGAAACGGTTTATGATAATCTCGTAGAAGCAGTTAATGAAAAATTGCCACTTTTACACAAATACGTAAAGTTGCGGAAAAAGGTTCTAGGTCTAGATGAGTTGCACATGTATGATTTGTACGTCCCATTAGTGAAAGATGTTGACATGAAGGTTACGTATGATGAGGCGAAAGAAACCTTACTGAAAGGTTTGCAGCCTTTAGGGTCTGAATATGTAAACATTGTTGAAGAAGGGCTAAACAACCGTTGGGTAGATATTGACGAGAATAAGGGAAAACGAAGCGGTGCATACTCATCTGGAGTATACGGGACGAACCCGTACATTTTAATGAACTGGCAGGATAACATTAATAATCTATTCACATTGGCCCATGAATTTGGACATTCAGTTCATAGTTATTATACGAGAAAAAACCAGCCGTTCCGTTATGGTAATTACTCCATTTTTGTTGCTGAAGTTGCTTCAACAAGTAATGAAGCAATCTTAAACGATTACTTATTAAAGGAAACCAATGATAAACAGGAAAAGCTATATCTATTGAATCACTTCCTCGAGGGTTTCCGTGGCACTGTATTCCGTCAAACGATGTTTGCGGAATTCGAACATGATATTCATGTACGCGCCCAAAAAGGTGAGGCCCTTACCGCTGAGAAAATGACAGAGCTTTATTATGATCTAAATAAACGTTATTTTGGAGATGACATCGTTGTTGATGAAAAAATTGGTTTAGAGTGGGCCCGTATTCCTCATTTCTATTACAATTATTATGTGTATCAGTATGCGACAGGATATTCAGCAGCAACAGCACTAGCAGCTCAAATTTTAGACGAGGGAGAACCTGCTGTAAATCGGTTTATCGATTTCTTGAAGGCCGGTAGTAGTGATTACCCAATTGAAGTGTTAAAACGTGCAGGAGTAGATATGACATCGAAACAACCAATTTTAGCAGCACTGGATGTATTTGAAGAAAAGTTAAATGAATTTGAACAATTAATTACAGAATAAATGAAAAGCAGTCCCCAAAGCGATTGGGTGACTGCTTTTTTAAAAACGCCTTCTAAAACCGCGAAATGCTCTTCGATAAAAAAAACTGTAAATGAGCATGTAGGATGTTACAAATAATAAAGGTAAGGTGATATAACGGGGATAAACGTTCATTAATCCTAGTATATT from Salirhabdus salicampi harbors:
- the cls gene encoding cardiolipin synthase, with translation MFKRIQILLFLSIVIALTLFTQSLWEGWLLTSFSVFITISAILISFLIFLENRNPRQTLNWLLVLAAFPVVGFFFYLLFGRNYRKKKMFEEKAELDEIAFKKVEGKRFIKNEELLNLGENKKTLFQLAQNMGNSPISIHTETKVLTNGNQAFPEIMNHLKTAEQHIHLEYYIVRDDNIGNEIKDILIEKAKSGVEVRFLYDAVGSWRLSNNFKGEMQKAGVQFIPFSPVKLPFFSNKVNFRNHRKIIVIDGKVGFIGGLNIGDEYIGRNQYYGNWRDTHLFLRGEAVRSLQLIFLRDWYYMTGNALLKQAYLSPEYVNEESGGVQLIAGGPDSQWETIKMLFFSMMVSAKKSIYIASPYFIPDDDILSALKVAALSGIDVRLLVPNRPDKHIVYYASQSYYPELLEAGVKVYRYNEGFLHSKVLIVDEELASIGTSNMDMRSFHLNFEANAFLYRTSSTERLVHDFLNDINHSTEIFYEEFKQRPFHQRVLESLSRLSSPLL
- a CDS encoding PilZ domain-containing protein yields the protein MENRKFSRLTLSNNRSQLRLEQIPNKATNISVKDISLNGLRFISNLNLPTNSNFKYHIDFSFNGPEFALKGNIVWQKQTHNGFEYGFQIDTFPIEYYHALENYLYESQPLAMSN
- the pepF gene encoding oligoendopeptidase F, with protein sequence MSNGKQLPNRNEIPEERTWKLEDIFPTDKDWETEFEEVKALYPKISEYQGKVTESADTLLSLLKLQDEISARLGKLFTYAHMRYDQDTTNSFYQELNTRAENLLTQASSAMSFIVPEILTLSDEKVQRYLDEDEELKVYEHYIQNTLRQRSHILSENEEELLAEVSEVTANPAQTFGMLNNADIDFPSVKDENGEEIDLTHGRYIRFLESQDRSVREAAFNAMYDTFGKYKNTFSSTLSGAIKKDNFFAKARKYKSAREAALGSNNIPETVYDNLVEAVNEKLPLLHKYVKLRKKVLGLDELHMYDLYVPLVKDVDMKVTYDEAKETLLKGLQPLGSEYVNIVEEGLNNRWVDIDENKGKRSGAYSSGVYGTNPYILMNWQDNINNLFTLAHEFGHSVHSYYTRKNQPFRYGNYSIFVAEVASTSNEAILNDYLLKETNDKQEKLYLLNHFLEGFRGTVFRQTMFAEFEHDIHVRAQKGEALTAEKMTELYYDLNKRYFGDDIVVDEKIGLEWARIPHFYYNYYVYQYATGYSAATALAAQILDEGEPAVNRFIDFLKAGSSDYPIEVLKRAGVDMTSKQPILAALDVFEEKLNEFEQLITE
- a CDS encoding competence protein CoiA; amino-acid sequence: MFSAYDREGRKVCLLHYNNEEIKGMREKTFSCPDCGDPVILKTGNYVTPHFSHKPNKRCRHHVEGGEGKYHENGKRDLYYWFQQQGIFVKLEYYIRRIKQRPDLLVKWENKYYAIEFQCSTIPGEVIVNRSRQYLSIGIHPIWLIGMRRISYKSDHIIMQRFEWLFFQKLSKESISPRLLSYCPNVKRCLLFDEPYPYKRKVYGSARIQPLHRFTFAHWFQNIENMKSSFINKWFEIKKMFRLTVPKRLSRQEQIFRNWLYEKGFHPQQLPAYINVPISSHYKIETPLYIWQAFLCIGFIKDQEIGETFTYNQCLEYVERWIMYRNIPFYHDDKEPIYEYLLLLQHLGIIETVGKYTFMKVDNIHLYELLEEALRQDALILQRLQV